The segment CCGGCTCCGGAAAGAGCACCCTTTTGAGAATCATCAACGGCCTGATTCCCCCTACGGAGGGGAGGATCCTCTATCAAGGCAGAGAGCTCCGCTCCGTTAATCTCGATTCGGCGATCGTTTTCCAATCGTTCGCGCTTTTCCCTTGGTTGACCGTCTTGGGAAATGTCGAATTGGGCCTTGAGGCCCGCGGGCTTCCGATCGAAGTGAGGAGAAAGAGGGCGATCCACTTTATCGAGAAGGTCGGGCTCGACGGTTTCGAAGAGGCCTACCCGAGAGAGCTCTCCGGAGGGATGAAACAGCGGGTCGGCATCGCCCGCGCCCTGGCCGTGGAGCCGAAGCTCCTCTGCATGGATGAGCCGTTCTCCGCGCTCGACCCCCTCACCTCGCTGGCGTTGCGGGAAGAGGTTTTGATGTTGTGGGAAGACAAGTCGATGCCGGTCAACACCATCATCATGGTAACCCATATTATTGAAGAGGCGGTCTTCATGGCCGATCGTGTCTTGGTGATGTCGACCCATCCGGGGACTCTGGTGGCCGATATCCCCATCGACGTGCCCCGTCCCCGCGACCGGAAAGATCCGGTCCTGAGTGAATTCAGTGACCGCATCTTTTCGTTGATGGCATAAAACAGCGATCTGTATTCGGCTTCTTGGGTCCTCGAAGCCGAGATCGATCGCTTCTAATAGGAGAGGGTATGGAAGTGGAACCTTTGCCCCACGGTGTTTCGTCGAGCAAAGTGATTGGATTGTTGGAATACCTGGACGACCATCACGGGAAAGAAGACATCTACAAGTTAGCCGAGGCGATTCATTATGAATTGGGAGAGCTTCTCGCGGTGATCAAAATGGCCGAAATGCTCGGCCTGGTGGAGACTCCCGGGGGAGATGTCGTCCTCACCGATTTGGGGCGAAAGATTCTCAAGAGCAAGGTCGCGCAGCGGAAACTGATCATCCGAGAGCAATTGAAGAAGCTGAAAATCTTCCAGCACCTCATCGAGACCTTGCAGAAATCGGAGGAGGGACGACTCAGCCGGGATGTTGTTTTGGAAGAGCTCGCCCGTCTTTATCCCCATGAGAATGCCGAGGTGCTCTTCAAGACGATCGTGAATTGGGGACGGTATGCCGAGTTGTTGGGATACAATCCCGACACGCAGACCCTCTACCTTGACGAGGAGTCCTTTCCGGCCCGGCCTCAATAAAACGGCTTGTATCGCCCCCTGTGATTTCGGGAGGCGCTTTTTTGTCTCCGTCTCATCGTGATGGGTTTCTTCCCACCTTATCTTATCTATAGAAAAGAAAGAAGCGCTGCGCTTGCGTCGCGCTACACGTCCCGTGTGATCTCTTCCCATAAGATTTGTAAAGGCCGGCCGCTTTTTCGGGCGAGCCGGCGGACATCTTCGAATTCGGGCCGCTTCCGAACCACCCGTCCGTTTTGAGAAGCGGTTTTCACCCGGATCGATCCGTGGGGGGTCTTCTCCGTTCGGATCTCCCGCTCCAGCTTCTTCCGTCCGACCCGGAGGATCCGAGCTCCCAACGTAGTCGTCTCCGTAAAGAGGGTCTGGAGGAGATCGTGTTGTGCGGAGACGGGACTGAGGAGGGTGATCAGGATTGCCGGCCGGCTCCGCTTCATAATGATCGGGGTTAAAAAAACATCGAGCGCGCCGGCCTGGAAGAGGGTTTCCATGACATGTTCGTACATCTGCGGATTCATATCATCGATGTTGGTTTCGATCTGGACGATTTCATCTTCGGAGAGGGGAGACGCTTGAAGGCCGATAAAAAGCCGGAGGAGATTCGGCGTCGTCCGCTCGGCGCTTCCCGCGCCATAGCCGATTTTCTCGACAGTCATTTGGGGAAGAGAAGTAAACGCCGAAGCAAGGGTGGTGATGATCGCGGCGCCGGTCGGGGTGGTCAATTCCCCCCGCAGGCCGGTGGCATAGATCGGCGTCCCGCGAAGGAGGGCCGCGGTGGCCGGCGCGGGGATCGGAAAAAGACCGGCCCGGGTTTCGACTTCCCCGGTCCCGACGTGGATCGGAGAGGCGATGATCCGATCGATCTTCAGGAGGGAGAGTCCGATCACGGCGCCGGTCACATCGACCAGGGTGTCGACCTCGCCGACCTCATGCAGATGGGTCTGATGGCGTTTTCGCCCATGCACCGCCGCTTCGGCTTTGACCATGCGATTGAAGATCGACAAGGCCCGATCTTGTACCGGCTCGGAAAGGGCGCTTTTGCGAATCTGGCGCTCGATCTCGGGAAAGGTCGTCAAAGGCGGTAGATTTTTCCGGTTGAGGACATCGACTTTTGCGGCCGAGATTCCCCCTCGGCGGACGCGATGAACCTCGATCGCACAGCCGGGAAGTTTTAGCTTGGAGAGCTCTTTCTGAAACGCGTCCGGATCCAAGCCTGCGTCGATCATGGCGCCGAGGATCATATCTCCGCTGATCCCGGAGAAACACTCAAAATAGGCGATTCGCATCTGTTCCTTCTCTTTTTTATTCCGCAATCCGAATTCTTTTCACGTTTAACGAATAACGAATAACGTTTTACGATTTTTTATTTGTGGGCAATGAAATCGGCAAAGTCGGCCTCGATGCTCGTCATGATGCCGATTCCATAGGCGTCCTCCGGAGGAAGTTTTCCATCGTGGAGCCGCTTGAAATCCTCCAGGACGTTGATCTTCTCGGTGATCCACTCCCCGGCCCGGTCCGGGCCGCTTCGGACGACGATGGTGGAAGCGCCGAAGAACCCGCCGGAGGTTTCCTCTCCGGCCGGCGCCAGGCTGCTCCAGAGATACTTCGTAATCACGGGGATGCCGAAGAAATCGCGGTCGAGAGAGACATAAATGGAGGCGCGTCGTTCCTTCTGCGGATCGACCGGGACGTTCTTCATCCGCCACTTCCAGCTCAGAAAGGGATATTCATTCGGGTTCCATTTCATCTTCTTGAAGATCCGGTTGGGCCGCCCGCTGGCCGAGATGTAAAAACCGTCCCCCTCCTTCTTAATTTGGTAAACCTGGGCGGGATCGGGGTTCTCATTTTGCGCGATCCATCCTTTCGGCAGTCCCTTCTCATCCGGGTTGGAGAAGTCCTCTAGAACGACGGAGGCGGGTTTTTCTTCCGCGAAGCCGTTTATTGAATGGAGGGAGACAAACAGACTAAAGAGAATGAAGAGAGCGCTCCGTTTCATGGCAATCCGATCTCCTTGAATAAAATTGATTCGGAGCACATCATATCAAAAGCCGGGGAGGATTGCCAAGGTGTCTTGTTACGATTTGCGGTCTTTTAAAATCCGGTGGGCCAAGATCGCGGCGCCGAATCCGTTGTCGATATTCACGACCGCGAGACCGGCGGCGCAGGAGTTGAGCATGGTGAGGAGGGGAGCGATCCCGCCGAAGCTTGTTCCGTAGCCGATGCTGGTCGGGACGGCGATGACCGGTTGACCGAAGAGCCCGCCAACAACGCTCGAGAGGGCGCCGTCCATTCCGGCGATCACGATCATCAGATCGCTCTTCTCGATTTTCTCCCGCTGGTCAAGGAGACGGTGGACCCCGGCGACGCCGACGTCGTAAAAGGGGAGGACCCGATAACCGAGCAGTTCCGCGGTGACCTTCGCTTCTTCGGCGACCGGAAGGTCGGCGGTCCCGCCGGTGAGAAGGGCGATCTCCCCCGGCCGCCGCGCGACGCTCTTCTTTTTCAGGACGATCGTCCGGGAGAGGGGGTTGTGCTCGGCCTTCCGGAGCTTCTTGAGGATCTTCCGAGCCAGCGCCGGCTCCACCCGGGTGGCAAGGACCGGAACTTCGGAAGCGTCGAGCTTCTGCAGGATCGTCAGAACCTGCGCCTCGGTTTTGCCGGGGCAGAAGACCACCTCCGGCATCTCTTGCCGGAGAGTTCGATGGTGATCGAGCCGCGCGAATCCCAACGACTCGTAGGGGAGATGGCGTAATCTTTCAATCGCCTCTTCAATCGGGCGTTTTCCCTCCTGGACCTCTCTCAACAACTTTTCCAGTAAATCACGATTCATGGGCGGCCGGTCCTGTTCCGATGACACTATGGGCGATGGAGGTGATGTGCGATGTAATTCGTTTTAAGTTGGTCAGAATATCCAAGTGGATGGAGCTCGAATCGATCGTCTCGGAGATCCCCTCATGGAGGCGGCGGATATGAGAAGCCGAGAGCTCCCGCTCCCGCTGGCGGATGCGGTTTTTCTCTTTGATGACCTGTTCGGCCATCTCCAGATCTTGCCGCTCGAAAGCATTGATCGCCATATCGAGATCATCCGAGATCAGCTTGTGAAAGTCGATCAGCTCCCTCAGGCCGACCCCGGAGAAGCGGCGGCCGCTGTAGATCCGCTTTCGCGCCAGCTCGATCAAGTTTTTGTCGATGATGTCGCCGATATTTTCGAGGTCCTTCGTCAGATCCAAGATCGCGATTTCCCGGTCGGACTCGTCGTCGGTCAACGCATTTTGCGAAAGCCGGGTCAGGTAGAGTTTGATTTCCCGGTTGAGATGATCGACCACCTCTTCCTGCCGTTCGATCTCTTCGAGGAGCGATTCATCGTTTTCGGTGAAGATGCGGGGAACCTGTTTGAACATCCCCTGAACGAACCCTGCCATCCTCAACGCTTCGCGCGCCGCCTGCTCCAAGGCAAACGAAGGGGTCCCCAAAAGCTGGGGATCGAGGTATTTCGGCTTGGCCGGATCTTCATGAGGGGGCGGAGGGCTCACCAGCCATGAGAGCCCGCGTGCGAGGGGATCGGTCAGGGGAAGGAAGAGGGCGGCGAGGCCGAGATTAAAAAAGGTGTGGGCGTTCGCGATCTGGCGGGGAAGGGTCGATGCCGTTTCGGTGATCCACGATGCGAACGGAGAGAGAAACGGGTAGATCAACAGGGCGCCGATCAGCTTGGAGAGAACATGGGCCATCGCGACCCGTCTCGCCTCGACCGAGGCGCCGAAGCTGGCGAACCAGGCGGGGGCGGAGGTCCCGATGTTCGCCCCCAAGATAATCGGCAAGGCGCCCTTCAATGTGAGGAGTCCCTCTCCTCCCATCGCCAGGGCGATTCCGAGGGTCGCGGCGCTGCTGTGCAGAAGGGCGGTAATGGCCGCCGCCACGACGATTCCAATCAGGGGAGCGTCCTCCACCGATCGCAACATCTCCTGAACCCAGGGCTGGGACTGTATCGGCCGCATTCCCTGGGTCAGCATGTCGAGCGCCAGAAAGATAAATCCGAACCCCAAAATGGCGATGCCGGCCGATTTGGCTTTTTTCCTTTTTGCCATCGCCTGGATCAGGAAACCGGCGGCGATAATCAGCGGCGAGAGCCGGTGGATCTGAAATGCAATCAGCTGGACGGTGAGGGTCGTTCCGATATCGGCCCCGAGGATGATCGGGATCGCCTGGGAGAGGGAGATCAAACCGGCGCGGGTCAATCCCACCAGCAAGATGGTCGTCGCGCTGCTGCTCTGCATGACGGCGGAGAGAAAAGCGCCGAATCCGGTCGCCAAGATTTTATTGCGACTGACGGAGCTGATCAAGGATCTCAGCCCTTTTCCGGCCAGATCCTGAAGGCCGCTTCCGGCCAACTGAAGTCCGTGCAGGAGAATGGCGATCCCTCCCGCCAGGAGAAAGAGGACAAAGAGCGCCGATCCGATATCCTCCGTCATCGCTTCTCTCTCGTCCGCTTGACCTTCAGCGGGATCTCTCCCCCCCGCGCGATCTTCATCAGATCCATCACCGCCTGTTTGATCGGTTTTCCTTCAAAAAGAATTCGATGAATCTCCCGCACGATCGGCATCTCGACCTTGTATTTCAGCGAGAGGGCATAGGCCGATTCGGTGGTATGGACTCCTTCCGCCACCATTTGGGTCTGCTTGAGAATCTGGGGCAAAGGGACCCCCTTCCCGATCTCCTCGCCGACCCTTCGGTTGCGGGAGAGCGCG is part of the Candidatus Manganitrophus noduliformans genome and harbors:
- a CDS encoding AAA-associated domain-containing protein encodes the protein MEVEPLPHGVSSSKVIGLLEYLDDHHGKEDIYKLAEAIHYELGELLAVIKMAEMLGLVETPGGDVVLTDLGRKILKSKVAQRKLIIREQLKKLKIFQHLIETLQKSEEGRLSRDVVLEELARLYPHENAEVLFKTIVNWGRYAELLGYNPDTQTLYLDEESFPARPQ
- a CDS encoding DUF3047 domain-containing protein, with amino-acid sequence MKRSALFILFSLFVSLHSINGFAEEKPASVVLEDFSNPDEKGLPKGWIAQNENPDPAQVYQIKKEGDGFYISASGRPNRIFKKMKWNPNEYPFLSWKWRMKNVPVDPQKERRASIYVSLDRDFFGIPVITKYLWSSLAPAGEETSGGFFGASTIVVRSGPDRAGEWITEKINVLEDFKRLHDGKLPPEDAYGIGIMTSIEADFADFIAHK
- a CDS encoding Na/Pi cotransporter family protein, which codes for MTEDIGSALFVLFLLAGGIAILLHGLQLAGSGLQDLAGKGLRSLISSVSRNKILATGFGAFLSAVMQSSSATTILLVGLTRAGLISLSQAIPIILGADIGTTLTVQLIAFQIHRLSPLIIAAGFLIQAMAKRKKAKSAGIAILGFGFIFLALDMLTQGMRPIQSQPWVQEMLRSVEDAPLIGIVVAAAITALLHSSAATLGIALAMGGEGLLTLKGALPIILGANIGTSAPAWFASFGASVEARRVAMAHVLSKLIGALLIYPFLSPFASWITETASTLPRQIANAHTFFNLGLAALFLPLTDPLARGLSWLVSPPPPHEDPAKPKYLDPQLLGTPSFALEQAAREALRMAGFVQGMFKQVPRIFTENDESLLEEIERQEEVVDHLNREIKLYLTRLSQNALTDDESDREIAILDLTKDLENIGDIIDKNLIELARKRIYSGRRFSGVGLRELIDFHKLISDDLDMAINAFERQDLEMAEQVIKEKNRIRQRERELSASHIRRLHEGISETIDSSSIHLDILTNLKRITSHITSIAHSVIGTGPAAHES
- a CDS encoding ABC transporter ATP-binding protein, whose product is MDLLEVEKVSKSFHQNGTPMPVLREVSFSVREGEFVALVGPSGSGKSTLLRIINGLIPPTEGRILYQGRELRSVNLDSAIVFQSFALFPWLTVLGNVELGLEARGLPIEVRRKRAIHFIEKVGLDGFEEAYPRELSGGMKQRVGIARALAVEPKLLCMDEPFSALDPLTSLALREEVLMLWEDKSMPVNTIIMVTHIIEEAVFMADRVLVMSTHPGTLVADIPIDVPRPRDRKDPVLSEFSDRIFSLMA
- the larB gene encoding nickel pincer cofactor biosynthesis protein LarB, coding for MNRDLLEKLLREVQEGKRPIEEAIERLRHLPYESLGFARLDHHRTLRQEMPEVVFCPGKTEAQVLTILQKLDASEVPVLATRVEPALARKILKKLRKAEHNPLSRTIVLKKKSVARRPGEIALLTGGTADLPVAEEAKVTAELLGYRVLPFYDVGVAGVHRLLDQREKIEKSDLMIVIAGMDGALSSVVGGLFGQPVIAVPTSIGYGTSFGGIAPLLTMLNSCAAGLAVVNIDNGFGAAILAHRILKDRKS
- the larC gene encoding nickel pincer cofactor biosynthesis protein LarC, yielding MRIAYFECFSGISGDMILGAMIDAGLDPDAFQKELSKLKLPGCAIEVHRVRRGGISAAKVDVLNRKNLPPLTTFPEIERQIRKSALSEPVQDRALSIFNRMVKAEAAVHGRKRHQTHLHEVGEVDTLVDVTGAVIGLSLLKIDRIIASPIHVGTGEVETRAGLFPIPAPATAALLRGTPIYATGLRGELTTPTGAAIITTLASAFTSLPQMTVEKIGYGAGSAERTTPNLLRLFIGLQASPLSEDEIVQIETNIDDMNPQMYEHVMETLFQAGALDVFLTPIIMKRSRPAILITLLSPVSAQHDLLQTLFTETTTLGARILRVGRKKLEREIRTEKTPHGSIRVKTASQNGRVVRKRPEFEDVRRLARKSGRPLQILWEEITRDV